From Calothrix sp. PCC 6303, a single genomic window includes:
- a CDS encoding DUF433 domain-containing protein, which translates to MQNLTRITRNPEVMGGKPCIRGIRVTVGTIVGLMASGHTTSQILAAYPYLEEADIYEALAYAAWRVEEIEVPLENPSIAISS; encoded by the coding sequence ATGCAAAACCTCACCAGAATTACCCGCAACCCAGAAGTTATGGGTGGTAAACCCTGTATTCGGGGGATACGTGTTACTGTCGGTACAATTGTTGGCTTAATGGCATCAGGACACACTACAAGCCAAATCCTTGCAGCATATCCCTACTTAGAAGAAGCAGATATATATGAAGCACTAGCTTATGCTGCTTGGAGGGTAGAAGAAATTGAAGTTCCTCTGGAAAATCCATCCATCGCAATATCGTCATGA
- a CDS encoding bifunctional serine/threonine-protein kinase/formylglycine-generating enzyme family protein gives MLPIGTILRNRYKIIKHLGDGGFGATYLAEDLNIPITPKPKCVVKHLRPQNSDPAVLELAKQLFEREANALYRLGNLHEQIPKLSEHFQENGEFYLVQEFIDGNDLDKEISAGSKLNEIEVLQLLREILEILAVVHNNNIIHRDIKPANIMRRQDGKIVLIDFGAVKEIKGLSISQGQVKSTITIGTPGFMPSEQAIGEARLCSDVYAIGMLGIYALTGIQPHQLPRDPNNGEVIWRNWANVNDKTAKVLDNMVRYRSGERYPTAVQALDAVTGLKVKQTIKRPQGTDISRRQSLKLLGGVGMGFGLAVVGGNLFKGVSQNNQPEVPKTPNIAPINSSPTASVQEIATAKDLSLQTLNFETVMVDAKGTINNRRKLDAKYLIEDLGNGITLEMLQIPGGNFSMGSPKNEVGRKDNENPQHQVKVTGFFMGRYLVTQEQYQAIMGNNPASFKGDKRPVESVSWDNAVEFCKKLSQKTGRNYRLPSEAEWEYACRAGTNTAFYFGETITTDLANYDGTKAGYGSAPKGIYRGETTEVGTFPPNAFGLYDMHGNVWEWCQDVGNYNYNGAPIDGSAWLTGKDIDTKLLRGGSWNLNPFYSRSAGRDFHTRVDNRSSHGFRLVLLP, from the coding sequence ATGCTTCCAATTGGTACCATCCTCCGTAACCGCTATAAAATTATTAAACACCTGGGAGACGGTGGGTTTGGTGCAACCTATCTTGCAGAAGACTTAAATATACCTATCACACCCAAACCCAAATGCGTCGTCAAACATCTACGACCACAAAATTCCGACCCAGCAGTATTAGAATTAGCAAAGCAGCTATTTGAACGGGAAGCAAACGCACTATATAGGTTGGGAAACCTTCACGAACAAATACCCAAACTCAGCGAACACTTCCAAGAAAACGGGGAATTTTACCTAGTTCAAGAATTTATCGACGGAAATGACTTAGATAAAGAGATTTCAGCAGGAAGCAAACTCAACGAAATAGAAGTCCTACAATTACTTCGGGAAATACTAGAAATCCTCGCAGTCGTTCACAACAACAATATTATTCACCGCGACATCAAACCGGCAAATATCATGCGTCGTCAAGATGGGAAAATAGTATTGATCGACTTTGGTGCAGTCAAAGAAATAAAAGGTTTATCTATAAGTCAAGGGCAAGTAAAATCAACAATAACTATTGGGACACCTGGATTTATGCCCAGTGAACAAGCAATAGGTGAAGCAAGGTTATGTAGTGATGTATATGCAATAGGGATGCTGGGAATCTATGCATTAACGGGGATACAACCACATCAACTACCAAGAGATCCCAATAATGGGGAAGTAATTTGGCGGAATTGGGCAAATGTCAACGATAAAACTGCGAAAGTATTAGATAATATGGTGCGCTATCGTTCAGGTGAACGTTATCCCACAGCAGTTCAAGCATTAGATGCAGTTACAGGGTTGAAGGTAAAGCAGACAATAAAAAGACCGCAAGGAACAGACATATCCCGTCGTCAAAGTTTAAAACTCTTGGGTGGAGTAGGTATGGGATTCGGTTTAGCTGTTGTTGGAGGAAATTTATTTAAGGGTGTTTCTCAAAACAATCAACCGGAAGTTCCTAAAACACCTAATATCGCACCAATTAATAGTTCCCCAACTGCTTCAGTACAGGAAATAGCTACAGCAAAAGATTTATCTCTACAAACCTTAAATTTTGAAACTGTAATGGTAGATGCGAAGGGGACAATAAACAACCGTAGGAAATTAGATGCGAAATACTTGATTGAAGACTTAGGGAATGGGATCACTTTGGAGATGCTACAAATACCAGGGGGAAATTTCTCCATGGGTTCTCCAAAAAATGAAGTAGGAAGAAAAGACAATGAAAATCCTCAGCATCAAGTTAAAGTAACCGGTTTCTTCATGGGGAGGTATTTAGTTACTCAAGAACAATATCAAGCAATTATGGGGAATAATCCTGCTAGTTTCAAAGGTGATAAGCGACCTGTTGAATCAGTGTCTTGGGATAATGCAGTAGAATTTTGTAAGAAACTAAGCCAAAAAACAGGACGTAATTACAGATTACCAAGCGAGGCAGAATGGGAATATGCTTGTCGTGCTGGTACAAATACAGCATTTTACTTTGGGGAGACGATTACAACTGATTTAGCAAATTACGATGGAACTAAAGCAGGTTATGGTTCTGCACCCAAAGGAATTTATAGGGGGGAAACAACAGAAGTAGGAACATTTCCCCCGAATGCTTTTGGTTTGTATGATATGCACGGGAATGTTTGGGAATGGTGCCAAGATGTTGGTAATTACAATTATAATGGCGCACCAATTGATGGTAGTGCTTGGTTAACTGGGAAGGATATAGATACAAAGTTGCTGCGTGGAGGTTCTTGGAATCTCAACCCATTTTACTCTCGTAGTGCTGGTCGTGACTTTCATACGCGGGTTGATAATCGAAGTAGTCACGGCTTTCGTTTGGTATTGCTTCCGTAA
- a CDS encoding element excision factor XisI family protein: MDRINEYRQIVRDFLEDFIKNDANAQLIFDLERDRYLIVHNEWQDDYRIYGCAMQLDIIEGQIWIQHNSTEIYIERELIQRGVFPKDIIFGFRSPSIRKLLAAGGNN, from the coding sequence ATGGATAGAATAAACGAGTACCGTCAAATAGTGCGTGATTTTCTAGAAGACTTTATCAAAAATGATGCCAACGCACAACTTATTTTTGATCTTGAACGCGATCGCTATCTAATTGTACATAATGAATGGCAGGACGATTATCGCATTTACGGCTGCGCTATGCAACTAGATATTATTGAAGGTCAAATCTGGATTCAACACAACAGCACCGAGATTTATATTGAGCGTGAATTGATTCAGCGCGGTGTTTTTCCCAAAGACATTATTTTTGGATTTCGTTCCCCCAGCATCCGTAAACTTCTCGCTGCTGGTGGCAATAATTAA
- the petN gene encoding cytochrome b6-f complex subunit PetN, with product MILTLGWVSLLVVFTFSISMVVWGRNGL from the coding sequence ATGATTTTGACATTGGGTTGGGTTTCACTGTTGGTTGTTTTTACCTTTTCGATTTCGATGGTAGTCTGGGGTCGTAACGGACTGTAG
- a CDS encoding phosphate-starvation-inducible PsiE family protein, with protein MLSDWFGRERIVRNLEIFQDIIIISLCIGLFCFMMLRLVDMFSTLLQPLNLRQVTSDILFILILVELFRLLIDYLQARQISVSAAVEISIVSSLREVILQGVLDIPREQIIGISIFLVVLGIMQVVFPWVTIHPPTSESDS; from the coding sequence ATGCTAAGTGACTGGTTTGGAAGGGAACGTATAGTTCGTAACCTGGAAATATTTCAAGATATTATTATTATTTCTCTGTGTATTGGTTTATTTTGTTTCATGATGCTGCGGTTGGTGGATATGTTTTCCACTTTGTTGCAACCGTTGAATCTGCGTCAAGTTACCTCTGATATTCTATTTATTTTAATTTTGGTGGAGTTATTCCGTTTATTAATTGATTATCTCCAAGCAAGGCAAATTTCGGTGAGTGCTGCGGTGGAAATCTCTATTGTTTCGTCACTACGAGAAGTTATCCTCCAAGGTGTACTAGATATTCCCCGTGAACAAATTATCGGAATTTCCATATTTTTGGTGGTTTTAGGAATCATGCAGGTTGTTTTTCCTTGGGTGACAATACATCCCCCAACTTCCGAATCAGATTCCTGA
- a CDS encoding cytochrome P450, whose translation MKPLNPVKSHPFLQKIKWVIDPVGYMENAVAENADIFSTQIVGFGDGLIFVNNPQAIQEILTNDRKKYNAPGKLNGILRPLLGDYSTIMIDGDRHRQRRQLVMPSFHGDRMKSYGELIVNLTKKVMDELPINQPFLAREKMQEISMQVIIESVFGLHEGERCQEIKGLMEEMSQLFRSPLSSSALFFHSLQKDLGAWSPWGKFVRDRAKLDELLYAEIAQRRANPDSSRIDILELLMSAKDENGEGLNDQELRDELMTLLFAGHETTATAMSWGLYWSHHLPETRQKILQELSQLSNFGDTMSIFRLPYLTAFCNETLRIYPVAMLTFPRVAQEDTEILGHQIQKGATVIGCMYLIHQREDLYPQPKQFKPERFLERQFSPYEFIPFGGGSRRCIGEALALFEMKLVLATILSNYQLELVDSQPEKPRRRGVTLSPAKGVKMMLKGKNASINLSKQAVTV comes from the coding sequence ATGAAACCACTTAATCCAGTTAAAAGTCATCCCTTTCTCCAAAAAATAAAATGGGTAATAGATCCCGTTGGATACATGGAAAATGCAGTTGCGGAGAATGCTGATATCTTTAGCACTCAGATTGTTGGTTTCGGAGATGGTTTGATATTTGTAAATAATCCCCAAGCAATTCAAGAAATTTTAACTAACGACCGGAAGAAATATAACGCACCTGGGAAGCTGAATGGAATATTACGACCCTTACTTGGTGATTATTCCACAATTATGATTGATGGCGATCGCCATCGTCAACGCAGGCAGTTAGTTATGCCATCTTTCCATGGTGATAGGATGAAATCATATGGTGAACTAATTGTCAACCTGACAAAAAAAGTCATGGATGAGTTGCCAATTAACCAACCCTTCCTTGCACGGGAGAAAATGCAAGAAATTTCCATGCAAGTGATTATCGAGTCGGTTTTCGGGTTGCATGAAGGTGAACGCTGTCAGGAAATCAAGGGTTTGATGGAGGAAATGTCTCAGTTATTTAGATCCCCATTATCCTCCAGTGCGCTGTTTTTCCACAGCTTACAAAAAGATTTAGGTGCTTGGAGTCCTTGGGGGAAATTTGTACGCGATCGCGCTAAACTTGATGAGCTACTTTATGCAGAAATTGCCCAACGTCGCGCTAACCCAGACTCCAGTAGAATAGATATTCTCGAACTGTTAATGTCTGCCAAAGATGAAAATGGGGAAGGTTTAAACGACCAAGAATTGCGCGATGAATTAATGACACTGCTATTTGCAGGGCATGAAACCACAGCCACCGCCATGTCTTGGGGGTTATACTGGTCACATCACCTCCCAGAAACTCGCCAAAAAATCCTCCAAGAACTAAGTCAGTTGAGTAATTTTGGGGATACCATGAGTATTTTTAGATTACCGTATCTCACAGCTTTCTGTAACGAGACACTACGGATATATCCAGTCGCAATGCTCACATTTCCCCGTGTTGCCCAGGAAGATACAGAAATCCTCGGACATCAAATTCAAAAAGGGGCAACTGTCATAGGTTGTATGTACCTCATACATCAAAGAGAAGATTTATACCCTCAGCCTAAACAATTTAAACCAGAACGCTTCCTAGAACGCCAGTTTTCACCATATGAGTTTATCCCATTTGGCGGCGGTTCCCGTCGCTGTATTGGTGAAGCATTGGCATTATTTGAAATGAAGCTGGTTTTAGCCACCATCCTCTCAAATTACCAACTGGAATTAGTTGATTCCCAACCAGAAAAACCCCGTCGTCGTGGTGTCACTTTATCACCAGCTAAGGGAGTTAAAATGATGCTAAAAGGGAAGAATGCAAGTATTAATTTGAGTAAGCAAGCCGTAACTGTGTAG
- a CDS encoding XisH family protein, translating into MAKDLFHNTVKIALEKDGWQITHDPYQLRYGVADVYIDLAAEKTIAAEKLGRKIAVEVKSFAGGSTISEFHTALGQFLNYRIALEVSAEPERILYLAVPTDTYQMFLRFEPAKTVVKRYEVRLIIYNPNREVIDQWIE; encoded by the coding sequence ATGGCAAAAGACCTCTTTCACAACACTGTGAAAATCGCTCTGGAAAAAGATGGTTGGCAGATCACCCACGATCCCTATCAATTGCGCTATGGTGTTGCTGATGTGTATATTGATCTTGCTGCCGAAAAGACAATCGCTGCCGAAAAATTAGGACGTAAAATAGCTGTAGAAGTGAAAAGCTTTGCAGGCGGATCAACTATTTCTGAATTTCATACTGCCCTTGGTCAGTTTCTTAATTATCGCATTGCTCTAGAAGTATCCGCAGAACCAGAACGCATTTTATATTTAGCCGTCCCTACAGATACTTACCAAATGTTTCTCAGATTTGAACCTGCAAAAACTGTGGTTAAGCGGTATGAAGTCCGGTTAATTATTTACAACCCAAATCGTGAGGTGATTGACCAATGGATAGAATAA
- a CDS encoding Uma2 family endonuclease, with amino-acid sequence MTAITINLKNIIQLTDEQFYQLCRNNPEIKFERNSNGEVIIMPPTGGGTGKRNVEISADFVIWNRKHKLGVLFDSSTCFKLPNGANRSPDVSWIRNDRWDTLTTEEQEKFPPIAPDFVLELMSPTDSLRETQGKMQEYMNNGVKLGWLINRKLRQVEIYRLRKAVEVLENPTEISGEDILPGFTLDLEIIWQ; translated from the coding sequence ATGACAGCAATCACAATTAACCTTAAAAATATCATCCAACTTACCGACGAGCAATTTTATCAGCTTTGTCGGAACAACCCGGAAATAAAATTTGAACGCAACAGCAACGGGGAAGTTATCATTATGCCACCAACAGGAGGGGGAACAGGGAAACGAAATGTGGAAATCAGTGCAGATTTTGTAATTTGGAATCGCAAGCATAAACTAGGTGTACTCTTCGACTCCTCCACCTGTTTCAAACTACCCAACGGTGCAAATCGTTCCCCCGACGTTTCCTGGATTCGGAATGACAGGTGGGATACCCTAACTACCGAAGAACAGGAAAAATTTCCCCCCATCGCACCCGACTTTGTTCTGGAGTTAATGTCACCAACCGATAGTTTGCGAGAAACTCAAGGGAAAATGCAGGAATATATGAATAATGGGGTGAAACTGGGATGGTTAATTAATCGGAAATTGCGTCAAGTTGAAATATATCGGTTGAGGAAAGCAGTAGAAGTGTTGGAAAATCCCACAGAAATATCGGGAGAAGATATATTACCGGGGTTTACTTTAGATTTAGAGATAATTTGGCAGTAG
- a CDS encoding DUF5615 family PIN-like protein — protein MKILIDMNLSPDWVKVFEKYDIEAVHWCNIGSPCEKDTVIMEWARDNKYIVFTHDLDFGSLLAATGMETPSVIQVRTQNILPTSIENLVIFALRQFASELDSGALVTVDKAQSRVRILPIRRD, from the coding sequence ATGAAAATTTTAATTGACATGAACCTGTCCCCAGATTGGGTAAAAGTTTTCGAGAAATACGATATTGAAGCTGTTCATTGGTGTAATATTGGTAGTCCTTGTGAAAAGGATACGGTAATTATGGAGTGGGCAAGAGATAACAAATACATAGTTTTTACCCACGATTTGGATTTTGGTTCTCTGCTAGCAGCAACGGGAATGGAAACACCAAGTGTGATTCAAGTACGAACTCAAAATATTTTGCCTACCAGTATTGAAAATCTCGTAATTTTTGCTTTACGTCAATTTGCATCTGAACTAGATAGTGGTGCTTTAGTTACTGTTGACAAAGCCCAATCTAGGGTGAGAATTTTACCAATTAGACGTGACTAA
- a CDS encoding MarR family winged helix-turn-helix transcriptional regulator produces the protein MNSPRDHQVFQFESPDDSSGFLLWQVSNLWQRKMNADLGKLGLTHVQFVLLAGIIWLSESQETVTQARLAGHAKTDIMMTSKVLRALEQRGLVKRETDSKDTRAKSLSITKEGYDLALAAIQVVYRIDHDFFSVLGEEVSSFNSNLLRILNPSKS, from the coding sequence TTGAACTCTCCACGCGATCATCAAGTATTTCAGTTTGAAAGTCCAGATGACAGTTCAGGATTTTTACTGTGGCAAGTTTCCAATCTCTGGCAGCGCAAAATGAATGCGGATCTTGGTAAATTGGGATTAACACATGTCCAATTTGTCCTCCTAGCAGGTATTATTTGGCTCAGTGAAAGCCAAGAAACTGTCACCCAAGCACGATTAGCAGGTCATGCTAAAACTGATATCATGATGACTTCTAAGGTATTACGTGCTTTAGAGCAAAGAGGTTTAGTTAAGCGTGAAACTGATTCTAAAGATACAAGAGCGAAGTCTTTGAGCATTACTAAGGAAGGTTATGATTTAGCACTAGCAGCTATTCAAGTTGTATATAGAATTGATCATGATTTTTTCAGTGTATTGGGAGAAGAAGTAAGTAGCTTCAACTCAAATCTTCTCCGTATTCTCAATCCCAGTAAATCTTAA
- a CDS encoding GerMN domain-containing protein, with protein MKLQKRYIFPFIIATLVSGCASNSVSQNNTATPSPTLEGNSIVTTPTSPTPIPDISINTSASPFPTPSVARLRAKVDSDKKAITYNPNVVGKTTDVTLYTIDSQCQNLVPQTTTVSADEPIAGAVGKILEKRDNGDFNLSNYRVNVKNGVATVDLRVAPNSQRTLSSLSSCEQTALFGSVRKTLTSNPQWKIKDVRFTEKGEEIVL; from the coding sequence ATGAAATTACAAAAACGTTATATATTCCCCTTTATCATCGCAACATTAGTCAGCGGTTGTGCATCTAACTCGGTTTCCCAAAATAACACTGCGACACCTTCACCCACCCTGGAAGGCAATAGTATAGTTACAACACCAACTTCCCCAACTCCCATACCCGATATCAGCATCAATACTTCAGCTTCACCATTCCCTACCCCTAGTGTGGCTAGATTGAGGGCAAAAGTGGATTCAGACAAGAAAGCTATTACTTATAATCCTAATGTTGTAGGGAAGACTACAGATGTCACCCTGTACACCATTGATAGTCAATGTCAGAACTTAGTACCCCAAACAACAACAGTTTCCGCAGATGAACCAATTGCTGGGGCAGTTGGTAAGATTTTAGAAAAACGAGATAATGGTGACTTTAATTTATCTAATTATCGTGTGAATGTGAAAAATGGTGTCGCTACCGTTGATTTGCGAGTTGCACCCAATTCTCAAAGAACTTTATCCTCCCTTTCAAGCTGTGAACAAACTGCACTTTTTGGCAGTGTCCGCAAAACTTTAACAAGCAACCCTCAGTGGAAAATTAAAGATGTTCGCTTCACAGAAAAAGGTGAAGAAATTGTCCTGTAG
- a CDS encoding site-specific recombinase (XisC), producing MAKRPLQSMLISVTTTYDPRKATWDDISIETWDAGKWKQWKPKSTDDSAKVEREYLRLKYGVEVANSALRLERVKIKLKLTTWKSIGLQGTFPCKAGDVGKNGSSNKQYTISLGFTANDVGIKAAVAKARELDLLLVTKQFQWTAELLGKQAQKLDLVVSSKLEAPIQQLITAYEEEFWKTHEKNRQGIRTWDTHYLRHLKKLPQNQPLSENAIASALQSTKPNTNSRFYLAWQLKKFCDFCEFDATKLITSYATPLPQPSLRKIPSDEQITQGFELMGTPLSPYTSKDNLTFPDQWQWGYGMLATYGLRPHELFAVDLEAFCDSENTFHLVKLNPTLTQGTKTGERSCGIPPLHPHWVELFDLKNIKPPSLGESLSNATAKLHFRFRNLGIGFKPYDLRHGFALRGHRLRVPIKTMSDYMGHSVHEHTKTYQRWMDEDTNLEIYKEVVIQGMGMSKEAMGEMIRKLEAENLALREENERLKSQKPGFSEP from the coding sequence ATGGCGAAGCGTCCTCTCCAAAGTATGCTAATTTCCGTAACTACTACATACGACCCCAGAAAAGCTACATGGGATGATATCTCTATTGAAACCTGGGATGCTGGGAAGTGGAAGCAGTGGAAGCCAAAATCTACCGATGATTCTGCAAAGGTTGAACGTGAGTATCTCCGGTTGAAGTATGGGGTGGAGGTTGCTAATTCAGCTTTGAGGTTGGAAAGGGTAAAAATTAAGTTGAAATTAACTACTTGGAAATCTATTGGTTTACAGGGTACTTTCCCCTGTAAAGCTGGTGATGTGGGGAAAAATGGTAGCAGCAATAAGCAGTATACAATTTCTCTGGGTTTCACGGCGAATGATGTGGGTATCAAAGCTGCGGTAGCGAAAGCACGGGAATTAGATTTACTCTTGGTGACAAAGCAGTTTCAATGGACTGCTGAGTTATTGGGGAAGCAAGCACAGAAGTTGGATTTAGTTGTGAGTAGTAAGTTGGAAGCACCCATCCAACAACTAATTACAGCTTACGAAGAGGAGTTTTGGAAAACCCACGAAAAAAACCGTCAAGGAATCAGAACTTGGGACACCCACTACCTACGGCATCTCAAAAAACTACCACAGAATCAGCCTCTTTCAGAGAATGCGATCGCATCTGCACTGCAAAGCACTAAACCCAATACTAATTCTCGCTTCTATTTAGCTTGGCAATTAAAGAAGTTCTGTGATTTCTGTGAGTTTGATGCTACCAAGTTAATTACTTCCTACGCAACTCCCCTTCCCCAACCTAGTTTACGGAAGATTCCCAGCGATGAACAAATTACCCAGGGTTTTGAGTTGATGGGGACACCCCTTTCCCCCTACACCAGTAAAGATAATCTCACTTTCCCTGATCAATGGCAATGGGGATATGGGATGCTAGCTACCTACGGGTTGCGTCCCCATGAATTGTTTGCGGTGGATTTGGAAGCTTTTTGCGATTCTGAAAATACATTTCACCTAGTCAAACTCAACCCAACTTTAACCCAAGGTACGAAAACCGGGGAAAGAAGTTGTGGAATCCCCCCCTTACATCCCCATTGGGTGGAATTGTTCGATTTGAAAAATATTAAACCCCCATCCCTGGGTGAAAGCTTGAGTAATGCCACCGCAAAACTCCACTTCCGTTTCCGCAACCTTGGTATCGGCTTCAAACCTTACGATTTACGCCACGGATTCGCCCTGCGAGGACATCGTTTGCGTGTTCCCATAAAAACTATGTCTGACTACATGGGACACAGCGTCCACGAGCATACCAAGACATATCAAAGGTGGATGGATGAGGATACGAATTTGGAAATTTACAAGGAAGTAGTAATTCAGGGGATGGGAATGTCGAAAGAAGCGATGGGGGAGATGATTCGGAAGTTGGAAGCGGAGAATTTAGCTTTGAGGGAGGAGAATGAGAGGTTGAAGTCTCAGAAACCCGGTTTTTCAGAACCTTAA
- a CDS encoding ParA family protein, with amino-acid sequence MIITVTAYKGGVGKSTTAFHLAAYLQTKADTLLIDGDLNSCALTWANRGSLPFKVADEKQGVTLAALYEHIVIDTPAKPEPLELKALAKGCDMMVVPSTPDAIALAATLQMAETLREFSTNYRVLLTVIPPYPNRAGEEAREMLKAAEVPLFSSGIRRLAVFQQAALEGVPVNMVKDAYAKIAWRSYAEIGKEILG; translated from the coding sequence ATGATTATCACCGTAACCGCATACAAAGGTGGGGTAGGAAAATCCACAACTGCATTCCATCTAGCTGCATACTTGCAAACCAAAGCAGACACCTTACTAATTGATGGAGATTTAAATTCCTGTGCATTAACCTGGGCAAACCGTGGTAGTTTACCCTTTAAAGTTGCCGATGAGAAACAAGGAGTAACTTTAGCTGCACTTTACGAACATATAGTAATTGACACCCCAGCAAAGCCAGAACCCTTAGAACTCAAAGCTTTAGCCAAAGGTTGTGACATGATGGTGGTGCCTTCCACCCCGGATGCGATCGCATTGGCTGCTACACTGCAAATGGCTGAGACTTTACGTGAATTCTCCACGAATTACCGAGTTTTACTCACAGTGATTCCCCCCTATCCAAATCGTGCCGGAGAGGAGGCTAGAGAGATGCTGAAGGCTGCTGAAGTTCCCCTATTTAGTTCTGGGATTCGGCGGTTAGCTGTGTTTCAGCAAGCGGCTTTGGAGGGGGTTCCAGTGAACATGGTGAAGGATGCCTATGCAAAAATTGCATGGCGAAGTTATGCAGAGATTGGGAAGGAGATATTAGGATGA